In Marinibacterium anthonyi, the DNA window CCGAACCCTTGCCCCCCGAGGGGGTCGAGGCGATCCACAACGGCGCCATGCGCATCCTCGAAGACATCGGCATCCAGTTCCTGAACGAAGAAGCGCTGGGGATCTTCCGGGAAGCCGGCTGCAAGGTCGACGGCCAGCTGGTGCGCATGGACCGCGACTTCGTGATGGAGATGATCGCCCGCGCGCCCGACCGCTTCACCATCACGCCGCGCAACCCCGACCGCCGGGTCGAGATCGGCGGCAAGACGATGCTGTTCGGCAACGTGTCGTCCCCGCCCAATTACTGGGACCTGGAACTGGGCCGCAAGGTGCCCGGCACGCGCGCGCATTGCGCGAACCTGCTGCGGCTGACCCAGTATTTCAACTGCATCCACTTCGCCGGCGGCTACCCGGTGGAACCGGTCGACATCCACGCCAGCGTCCGCCACCTGGACGTGCTGTTCGACAAGCTGACGCTGACCGACAAGGTGATGCACGCCTATTCGCTGGGCCCCGAACGGGTCGAGGACGTGATGGAGATGGTGCGCATCGCCGGTGGGCTGACCCACGAGGAATTCGACGCGACGCCCCGGATGTACACCAACATCAACTCGACCTCGCCGCTGAAACACGACTACCCGATGATCGACGGCTGCCTGCGGCTGGCGCGGCGCGGCCAGGCCATCGTGGTGTCGCCCTTCACGCTGGCCGGGGCCATGGCGCCCGTCACCATGGCCGGCGCCGTGGCCCAGTCGATCGCCGAGGCGCTGTCGGCCATAGCGCTGTTCCAGTACGTGGCGCCGGGCGTGCCTTGCGTGATCGGCACCTTCACCTCGAACGTCGACATGAAATCGGGCGCGCCCGCCTTCGGGACGCCGGAATACATGCGATCGACCCAGATGACCGGCCAGATGGCGCGGTTCTACGGGCTGCCGCTCAGGTCCTCGGGATCCTGCGCGGCCAACGTGCCGGACGGGCAGGCGGTCTGGGAGACGTCGAATTCGCTGTGGGCGGCGGTGCAGTCGGGCACCCACATGGTCTATCACGCCGCCGGCTGGCTTGAGGGCGGGCTGATCGCCAGCCCCGAGAAATTCGTGATGGATTGCGAGATCCTGCAGCAGATCCAGCGCTACATGGAACCGCAGGTCTGGGCGACGACCCCCGACGACATCGCCATCGACGCCATTGCCGAGGTCGGCCACAACGGCCATTTCTTCGGCGTCCAGCACACCCAGGATCGGTATACCACGGCCTTCTACCAGCCCTTCCTGAGCGACTGGCGCAACTTCGAGGCCTGGGACGTGGCCGGCGCCGTCTGGACACCGGAACGCGCGCACATGCTGTTCAAGGAGATCATCGCGTCCTTCGAGGAACCGCCGATGGATGTGGCGATCCGCGAGGAGCTGTCCGATTTCGTCGCCCGCCGCAAGGCCGAAGGGGGCGCGCCCACCGACTTCTGACAGGCCCGATGTCGGGCGCCGGTCCGCCTGTGGCGACGGTCGGTGGTTCCGGCTGCCGGGGTGCCTGTG includes these proteins:
- a CDS encoding trimethylamine:corrinoid methyltransferase, with translation MADAQQARKKRSGGRAAHAARRGTSVIEQMPWRLPQNLDTPTEPLPPEGVEAIHNGAMRILEDIGIQFLNEEALGIFREAGCKVDGQLVRMDRDFVMEMIARAPDRFTITPRNPDRRVEIGGKTMLFGNVSSPPNYWDLELGRKVPGTRAHCANLLRLTQYFNCIHFAGGYPVEPVDIHASVRHLDVLFDKLTLTDKVMHAYSLGPERVEDVMEMVRIAGGLTHEEFDATPRMYTNINSTSPLKHDYPMIDGCLRLARRGQAIVVSPFTLAGAMAPVTMAGAVAQSIAEALSAIALFQYVAPGVPCVIGTFTSNVDMKSGAPAFGTPEYMRSTQMTGQMARFYGLPLRSSGSCAANVPDGQAVWETSNSLWAAVQSGTHMVYHAAGWLEGGLIASPEKFVMDCEILQQIQRYMEPQVWATTPDDIAIDAIAEVGHNGHFFGVQHTQDRYTTAFYQPFLSDWRNFEAWDVAGAVWTPERAHMLFKEIIASFEEPPMDVAIREELSDFVARRKAEGGAPTDF